Proteins from one Salinispora arenicola genomic window:
- a CDS encoding CapA family protein, with product MRAYPFTFVTRVRRRLLPAVGALLAVLVVAGCGEAGSDAVWQPGVGGDPASSASPSPSTAAAVSLTATGDIILGNAPDRLPPDDGKGFFDDVRQALAADLAMGNLEEPLTVDTGTGKCGAGSTNCFQFRAPPEYAAHLRDGGFDLLNLANNHGNDFGAKGFQNTQDALEQHELAHTGAPDQITVVEVQGVQVAVAGFSSYAWSNLLTDIPAATKVITKAAETADLVVVQVHMGAEGADKTRVKPGTELYLGENRGDPIRFAKAMIDAGADLIVGHGPHVLRGMEFYQGRLIAYSLGNFAGGGNMLNRSGRLGWGGVLKVSLKPDGTWVDGSFASTYMNELGLPTMDPDDRGLGLVRELSGADFPKTGATFDDSGTISPPRAG from the coding sequence ATGCGTGCCTATCCATTCACGTTTGTGACCCGTGTGCGTCGTCGGCTCCTGCCGGCGGTCGGCGCACTGCTCGCGGTTCTGGTCGTCGCCGGCTGCGGCGAGGCGGGGTCCGACGCGGTCTGGCAGCCCGGAGTCGGCGGTGACCCAGCCTCCTCCGCCTCGCCCTCCCCCTCCACGGCTGCGGCGGTGTCCCTCACCGCGACCGGCGACATCATCCTGGGTAACGCCCCGGACAGGTTGCCACCCGACGACGGCAAGGGCTTCTTCGACGACGTGCGCCAGGCTCTCGCCGCCGACCTGGCAATGGGCAACCTGGAGGAGCCGCTCACCGTCGACACCGGTACCGGCAAGTGCGGGGCCGGCTCGACCAACTGCTTCCAGTTCCGGGCGCCGCCGGAGTACGCGGCACACCTCCGCGACGGCGGCTTCGACCTGCTCAACCTGGCAAACAATCATGGGAACGACTTTGGGGCCAAAGGCTTCCAGAACACCCAGGACGCGCTTGAGCAGCACGAACTGGCACACACCGGCGCGCCGGACCAGATCACCGTCGTGGAGGTGCAGGGCGTCCAGGTGGCGGTGGCGGGCTTCTCGTCCTACGCGTGGTCGAACCTGCTGACCGACATCCCAGCGGCGACGAAGGTCATCACCAAGGCGGCCGAGACGGCGGACCTGGTGGTCGTGCAGGTGCACATGGGCGCGGAGGGTGCCGACAAGACCCGGGTTAAACCCGGCACCGAGTTGTACCTGGGTGAGAACAGGGGTGATCCGATCCGGTTCGCCAAGGCCATGATCGACGCCGGCGCGGACCTGATCGTCGGGCACGGGCCACACGTCCTCCGCGGCATGGAGTTCTACCAGGGCCGGCTGATCGCGTACAGCCTGGGCAACTTCGCCGGTGGCGGCAACATGCTCAACCGCAGCGGCCGGCTCGGCTGGGGCGGCGTACTCAAGGTCTCGCTGAAGCCGGACGGCACCTGGGTCGACGGGTCGTTCGCCTCGACGTACATGAACGAGTTGGGTCTGCCGACGATGGACCCGGACGACCGGGGCCTGGGGCTGGTGCGTGAGCTCAGCGGTGCGGACTTCCCCAAGACCGGTGCGACCTTCGACGACTCCGGGACGATCAGCCCACCCCGCGCGGGCTGA
- the nth gene encoding endonuclease III, giving the protein MTTSLRETDLGRTRRARRIGRVLADTHPDAHCELDHSNALELAVATILSAQCTDKRVNEVTPKLFAHYRQAADYAGADRAELEELIRPTGFYRNKTDSLIKLGQGLVERHDGRVPGKLTDLVHLPGIGRKTANVILGNAFDVPGITVDTHFNRLVRRWRLTTETDPVKIEHAIGALYPKRDWTMLSHRIIFHGRRVCHARKPACGACTLTKLCPSYGTGPTEPAAAAKLLKGPRAQELAAAAGVDPELVPVGNVRAEAP; this is encoded by the coding sequence GTGACCACCAGCCTCAGGGAGACCGACCTCGGTCGGACACGCCGCGCCCGCCGGATCGGGCGGGTGCTGGCCGACACCCACCCCGACGCGCACTGCGAACTCGACCACTCCAATGCGCTGGAGTTGGCCGTCGCGACGATCCTCTCCGCCCAGTGCACGGACAAAAGGGTCAACGAGGTCACTCCAAAACTGTTCGCCCACTATCGGCAGGCAGCCGACTACGCCGGTGCCGACCGGGCCGAGCTGGAGGAGCTGATCCGGCCCACCGGGTTCTACCGGAACAAGACCGATTCACTGATCAAGCTGGGTCAGGGGCTGGTCGAGAGGCACGACGGCCGGGTACCCGGAAAACTCACCGACCTCGTGCACCTGCCCGGAATCGGCCGCAAGACGGCGAACGTCATTCTCGGCAACGCGTTCGACGTACCGGGGATCACCGTCGACACCCACTTCAACCGGCTGGTGCGGCGGTGGCGCCTGACCACCGAGACCGACCCCGTCAAGATCGAGCATGCGATCGGTGCGCTCTACCCGAAGCGCGACTGGACGATGCTGTCGCACCGGATCATCTTTCACGGGCGCCGGGTCTGCCACGCCCGAAAGCCGGCATGCGGCGCGTGTACCCTCACGAAGCTCTGCCCGTCGTACGGCACCGGGCCGACCGAGCCGGCAGCGGCCGCGAAACTGCTCAAAGGCCCACGTGCCCAGGAACTCGCGGCAGCCGCCGGAGTGGACCCAGAACTGGTGCCCGTCGGGAACGTGCGGGCGGAGGCGCCGTGA
- a CDS encoding TlpA family protein disulfide reductase, which yields MRARLAALFVPVLLAVTGCTDAGPDNAPVTREDAAQSRPSPFADCAGLTTDGPSVPPATPAPGGMPLPQLTLTCFTGGAPVDLHQVKGPAVINLWASWCAPCRTELPAFQRLSERAEGRLTVVGVNMRDTRSGAQSIGEDFGVRFPTLIDQGEALQRALGRNAIPMTVLVDANSQIRHVDVSGALDDARLTDLVRVHLGVAVPE from the coding sequence GTGAGGGCGCGGCTCGCCGCCCTGTTCGTCCCGGTGTTACTGGCGGTGACCGGCTGTACCGATGCCGGGCCGGACAACGCCCCCGTCACCCGGGAGGACGCGGCGCAGAGCCGGCCGTCCCCGTTCGCGGACTGTGCCGGCCTGACGACCGACGGGCCCAGCGTTCCACCCGCCACCCCGGCACCCGGTGGAATGCCGCTGCCTCAGCTGACGCTGACCTGCTTCACCGGCGGTGCTCCGGTCGACCTGCACCAGGTCAAGGGGCCCGCCGTGATCAACCTCTGGGCCTCCTGGTGCGCCCCCTGCCGAACGGAGCTGCCCGCGTTCCAGCGGCTCAGTGAACGGGCTGAAGGACGACTGACAGTCGTCGGGGTCAACATGCGGGACACCCGCAGCGGCGCCCAGTCGATCGGCGAGGACTTCGGGGTGCGCTTCCCCACCCTGATCGACCAGGGTGAGGCCCTGCAACGGGCCTTGGGGCGCAACGCCATTCCGATGACCGTTCTCGTCGACGCCAACAGCCAGATCAGGCACGTCGACGTCTCCGGGGCGCTCGACGACGCTCGCCTCACCGACCTGGTCCGGGTGCACCTGGGTGTGGCGGTGCCGGAATGA
- a CDS encoding NUDIX hydrolase has product MVTRQPPTWLDPLLTRLGSARTEDFTRLPTPQRGGRESAVLVLLGEAHGAGPDVLILQRAATLRNHAGQPAFPGGAADPEDADAPATALREANEEVDLDPATVTVLAELPKLWIPVSDFVVTPVLGWWHAPHPVHPREPAEVAHVARLPITELVDPENRLRVRHPSGWIGPAFSARGMLVWGFTAGVLSALLDMGGWARPWRPDRVLDLPPVGASPAPSAGTDEADESALR; this is encoded by the coding sequence ATGGTGACCCGGCAGCCGCCCACCTGGCTCGACCCGCTGCTGACCCGGCTGGGTAGTGCCCGGACGGAGGATTTCACCCGGCTGCCCACCCCGCAGCGCGGTGGGCGGGAGAGCGCCGTGCTGGTGCTGCTCGGTGAGGCTCACGGCGCCGGCCCGGACGTGCTGATCCTCCAGCGGGCAGCCACCCTGCGCAACCATGCCGGGCAGCCGGCCTTTCCCGGCGGCGCCGCTGACCCCGAGGACGCCGACGCCCCCGCGACGGCGCTGCGCGAGGCGAACGAGGAGGTCGACCTCGACCCGGCCACCGTCACCGTGCTCGCCGAGTTGCCGAAGCTGTGGATCCCGGTCAGCGACTTCGTGGTGACCCCGGTGCTCGGTTGGTGGCACGCCCCCCACCCGGTGCACCCCCGGGAGCCGGCCGAGGTAGCGCACGTGGCCCGGTTGCCGATCACCGAACTGGTCGACCCGGAGAATCGGCTGCGGGTACGCCACCCGAGCGGCTGGATCGGTCCGGCCTTCTCCGCACGCGGCATGCTGGTGTGGGGCTTCACCGCCGGAGTGCTCTCCGCGCTGCTCGACATGGGTGGCTGGGCCCGCCCGTGGCGCCCGGACCGGGTGCTGGATCTTCCGCCGGTGGGCGCCAGCCCGGCGCCGTCGGCCGGCACCGACGAGGCGGACGAGAGCGCGCTGCGCTGA
- a CDS encoding MarP family serine protease translates to MSAVDLVLLLLMLVFAISGYRQGFVTGVLSFTGFFLGALAGLQIGPLLAQQFLDGGTRVLISLVTVFGLAVMGQALAGWLGSHLRRTITSDVGRQADDIGGAFVSLTAVLLVAWLVAVPLGSSSLPWLAAAVRNSALLTVVDRVLPDQAQELSNALRETVDTNGFPDVFGDLAPTRARQVAPPDPALAGSQVVADSRRAVVKVLGSAPDCSRRIEGSGFVYADDRVMTNAHVVAGTRSTVVELNGDRYDARVVVYDPDRDLAVLYVPGLPGPSMRFAAGNASSGTDAIVLGFPLDGPYNAQSARVRDVDQITGPDIYSSGNVTREVYTIRALVQSGNSGGPLVSTNGLVLGVIFAAAADDPNTGFAVTAAEARPVALAGAARIRGVGTGECT, encoded by the coding sequence GTGTCCGCCGTGGATCTCGTACTGCTGTTACTCATGCTCGTGTTCGCGATCAGCGGATACCGCCAGGGCTTCGTCACCGGTGTGCTGTCGTTCACGGGGTTCTTCCTCGGAGCGCTGGCCGGTCTGCAGATCGGTCCCCTGCTCGCGCAACAGTTCCTCGACGGCGGTACCCGGGTGTTGATCTCACTGGTGACGGTCTTTGGGCTGGCGGTGATGGGGCAGGCGCTCGCCGGCTGGCTCGGTTCCCACCTGCGACGCACGATTACCAGCGACGTCGGGCGACAGGCCGACGACATCGGCGGCGCATTCGTTTCACTGACCGCCGTGCTTCTGGTCGCCTGGCTGGTCGCAGTCCCTCTGGGCTCGTCGTCCCTGCCCTGGCTGGCCGCCGCGGTCCGCAACAGCGCGCTGCTCACCGTGGTGGACCGGGTGCTGCCCGACCAGGCGCAGGAGTTGTCCAACGCGCTGCGGGAGACCGTCGACACCAACGGCTTCCCGGACGTCTTCGGTGACCTGGCACCCACCCGTGCCCGGCAGGTCGCTCCACCCGACCCGGCCCTCGCCGGCTCACAGGTGGTGGCCGACAGCCGACGCGCGGTGGTCAAGGTGCTCGGCTCCGCCCCGGACTGCTCCCGTCGCATCGAGGGCTCCGGCTTCGTCTACGCCGACGACCGGGTGATGACCAACGCGCACGTGGTGGCCGGAACCCGCTCCACCGTCGTCGAACTGAACGGCGATCGGTACGACGCTCGAGTGGTGGTGTACGACCCGGACCGGGACCTGGCGGTCCTGTACGTTCCCGGCCTGCCCGGCCCGTCCATGCGCTTCGCCGCTGGCAATGCGAGTAGCGGCACCGACGCGATCGTGCTCGGCTTCCCGCTCGACGGCCCGTACAACGCGCAGTCGGCGCGGGTCCGGGATGTCGACCAGATCACCGGGCCCGACATCTACTCCAGCGGGAACGTGACCCGTGAGGTGTACACCATCCGGGCCCTGGTGCAGAGCGGCAACTCCGGCGGCCCGCTGGTGTCGACGAACGGCCTGGTACTCGGGGTGATCTTCGCGGCGGCGGCCGACGACCCGAACACCGGCTTCGCGGTGACCGCAGCCGAGGCCCGCCCGGTCGCCCTGGCCGGAGCCGCACGCATCCGCGGCGTCGGCACCGGCGAGTGCACCTGA
- a CDS encoding phosphatase PAP2 family protein, with translation MSAPGSRVARLSWRDRRLHRHDARGLRLTLVAAATVLVLAPFTLTLLVLASWSPLRRLDQTVTEALVGYGSQHPAWARALNVWTDVFGPMPLRLGALVLVGWLARHQARQLALWVAVTMTVGGLLGPLLKLLVGRPRPEVPLTQAVGLAFPSGHALNAALAAGVLLVVFRPRAGRYAKRCAVWAAALLLAVVTGFSRVALGVHWSSDVLAGWLLGAAVVAATAAGFTVWRAPPPQRSTPAQRSTASKR, from the coding sequence ATGAGCGCGCCCGGCTCCCGTGTCGCCCGGCTGTCGTGGCGCGACCGCCGGCTGCACCGCCACGATGCACGGGGCCTGCGGTTGACCCTCGTCGCCGCCGCGACGGTTCTGGTGTTGGCGCCGTTCACGCTCACGCTGCTGGTGTTGGCGTCTTGGTCGCCCCTGCGGCGACTGGATCAAACGGTGACCGAGGCACTCGTCGGTTACGGGTCGCAGCATCCGGCCTGGGCCAGGGCCCTGAACGTCTGGACCGACGTATTCGGGCCGATGCCCCTGCGGTTGGGCGCGCTGGTGCTGGTCGGCTGGCTGGCCCGACACCAGGCCCGACAGTTGGCACTCTGGGTTGCCGTCACCATGACCGTCGGCGGGCTGCTGGGCCCCCTACTCAAGCTGCTCGTCGGGCGCCCCCGGCCGGAGGTTCCCCTGACCCAGGCGGTCGGGCTCGCGTTCCCGTCCGGGCACGCGCTGAACGCGGCGCTGGCCGCCGGCGTGCTGCTGGTGGTCTTCCGGCCCCGAGCGGGCCGGTACGCGAAGCGATGCGCGGTCTGGGCCGCCGCGCTCCTGCTCGCCGTGGTGACCGGGTTCAGCCGGGTGGCGCTGGGCGTGCACTGGAGCAGCGATGTGCTGGCCGGCTGGCTGCTGGGCGCCGCCGTCGTGGCCGCGACAGCCGCGGGGTTCACCGTGTGGCGGGCACCCCCGCCTCAGCGCTCCACGCCGGCTCAGCGCTCCACCGCGTCGAAGCGCTGA